The following is a genomic window from Clostridium sp..
TTAAATGAGCAATTATCTTATATGGATGAAAATGACAAACAAGTAATACTAGGTGAAAAAATTACAGGTACAGTAATATCTGTAAATGAGAAAGAAGTATTTTTAAATATAGGGTATAAATCAGATGGAATACTTCCAAAATCAGAAATAACTAAAAATGAGGATGATGATTTAACTCAAATAGTTAAGCCTGGAGATCAACTGGAAGTAAAAGTAGTGCGCAGGCAAAATGAAGATGGTTATGTAGTTCTTTCAAAATTGGAACTAGAAAGAGAAAATGCCTATAGGGAATTAAAATCTGCAAATGAAAATGGAGATATATTGAAGGTAACTGTAAAAGAAGCTGTAAAGGGTGGACTTGTAGCAAACTACAAGGGTGCAAGAGTATTCATTCCAGCATCTCATGTAGAATTGTATCATGTAGATGATCTTTCAATATATACAGATAAAGAATTGGATGTAAAAATAATAGAATTCAAGGCTGAAAGAAAGGGTACCAGAGTAGTAGCTTCAAGAAGGGATATATTAAAATTAGAAAAGGCAAAACAGGAAGATGACACATGGAATACTCTTGAAAAGGATACTATAGTTGAAGGCGAGGTAAGAAGATTAACAGATTTTGGTGCGTTTGTAGATGTACAAGGAGTTGATGGACTTCTTCATGTATCAGAATTATCTTGGGGAAGAGTTGGTAAACCCAGCGATGTATTAAAAGCTGGTGACAAGATAAAAGTGTATATACTTGATGTTGATAAAGAAAAGAAGAAGCTTTCTCTTTCAATTAGAAAACTTCAAGAAAATCCTTGGGTAAATGTAGATGTCAAATATCCTGTAGGAAGTGTAGTACTTGGAAAAGTTGTTAGATTCGCAAGTTTTGGTGCATTTGTAGAATTGGAGCCAGGAGTTGATGCATTGGTTCATATATCGCAAATAAGCCATAAGCGAATAGATAAACCAGAAGATATATTAAAAATAGGTCAGGAAGTAAAGGCAAAAATCTTAGAAGTAAATAAGGAAGATGAGAAAATAGCTTTAAGTATAAAAGAAGTGGATGAAATTTAATTTATAAATAATTTGTATAAAAGCCTCATAATCTTATATAGAGGCTTTTTAGCTATTTTTGTTATAGGAGTAAATTATGTATACATGTATAGGACTTATAAAAAAAAATATAAACTGCTTTCAAAAATTAAATGACAGGAGAGATTATTTTAATCCACTTAACAAAGACTTCTTCAAAGATTATTTCAATTGTAATTTTGCAAAACAAATCCTATTGAGAAGAAGAGTAAAACTCATAAAGGATCATATTGATTATATAGGATATGTTTGGTCCGATATTTCTGATAAAAAAATTTGCAATATAAATGCCATGAATATTATAAAAAATTGCAGCAATGATTATTTGCCTTATAAATATCTCATTAATTCCATAAAAAAAAATCTACCTGTTACTTACATATGTGAAAAGAAAAATAATAATTTTGACATACTTGATTCCCTGGGATTTATAAAAAAAGATGGCACTTTGATTTTTAAAACCGATATTAATGAAGATGTATATATTGAGCCAGAAAAAGAAATGAGTTTTCACGCATTCAAGAAAGGAATAGATGAACAGCTGCGCTGTGACATACAAAACAGAATTTTTAAAGACGAAAGCCGGATGCCTTTGACATTGGAGGATATATATTATGATGAACTTCAGAACTACTACTTTGAAAAAGGAGCAATTTTTTTAAAGAAAGGCAATAAATTTATAGGTTATGGTCAAATTATAATAGAAAATAACTGTACACCAGTTATAGTAAACTTTGGTATAGTAAAAGAATACAGGGGCAGGGGGTATAGCAAATATCTCTTAAAATACCTGCTTAAAATAAGTTACTTGAATAAGTTCAACTGCATAAAAATAAGAGTAAAAAGTTCAAATAATACAGCCATAAATCTATATATGTCAATGGATTTCAAAATACAGCAGGAAATATATAATTGGGAATTGAAACCTTCAATTTAATATGCAACAAACAGCTTTTTTACACGGAAAGCTGTTTGTTGCATATTGATTGTTTTTTTATACTATTATACTCTTCTAATGCCAATTTCAGTATATTGAGAGCTTCCTTTATAGATTTTTTATTTATACAATACGATATTCTAACCTCATCTTTTCCCAATCCGGGAGTTGCATAGAATCCACTGGCCGGAGCCAGCATAACAGTACTTCCACTATAACTGAAATCCTTTAAAAGGAACTTTGCAAACTCTTCCGAATCTTCAACTGGAAGTTTTGCTATTATATAAAATGCACCACCTGGCTTCTTGCAAAAAACTCCATCTATATTATTGAGTTCTTCAACTATCAAATTTCTTCTACTTTCATACTTTTCCCTTGTTTCCTCAAAGTAACTGTCAGGGGTTTCTGACAAGGCAGCAGCTCCTATTTGTTCTATTGTTGGCGTACAAAGCCTGGATTGGCATAGTTTCATTATATTATACATGAAATCCTTGTTTTTTGAAGCCACAATTCCTATTCTTGCACCACAGGCACTAAATCTTTTTGATATGCTGTCTATTATTATTACCCTGTCCTGTATATCCTTGAGAGTGAGTGCAGAAGTAAACTCCAGTCCATCATATACAAACTCCCTGTAAACTTCATCGGCTATAAGATATAGATCATACTCCTTTACTATATCTGCAAGCATTCTCAATTCATCCTTGGAGTATACTATGCCCGTAGGATTGCCTGGATTTGATATTATTATCGCTTTTGTCCTATTTGTTATTTTATCAACTATATCGGATTTTTGGGGAATGTGAAAACCATCCTCTGATTTAGTTAAAAAAGGTACTATTTTTGTAGATGCAATTTGTGCAAAGCTATTGTAGTTTGTATAAAACGGCTCTGGAGAGATAACTTCATCACCAGGATCAAATATTGACATAAAGGTCATCATAAGTGCTTCGCTTCCGCCATTTGTTATAACAAGCTCCTTATCTGTAAACTCAGTCCCTAGCTTTTTATAATATTCTATAAAATTATTCTGAAGCTTATTTATTCCCTGTGACTCAGTGTATTTTAATACTTCCTCCTTAAAATTTGAAACCGCCTTGAAAAAAAACTCCGGTGTTTT
Proteins encoded in this region:
- a CDS encoding GNAT family N-acetyltransferase: MYTCIGLIKKNINCFQKLNDRRDYFNPLNKDFFKDYFNCNFAKQILLRRRVKLIKDHIDYIGYVWSDISDKKICNINAMNIIKNCSNDYLPYKYLINSIKKNLPVTYICEKKNNNFDILDSLGFIKKDGTLIFKTDINEDVYIEPEKEMSFHAFKKGIDEQLRCDIQNRIFKDESRMPLTLEDIYYDELQNYYFEKGAIFLKKGNKFIGYGQIIIENNCTPVIVNFGIVKEYRGRGYSKYLLKYLLKISYLNKFNCIKIRVKSSNNTAINLYMSMDFKIQQEIYNWELKPSI
- a CDS encoding pyridoxal phosphate-dependent aminotransferase translates to MKLSNRILNMEFSSIRKLIPYAEEAEKRGTKIYHLNIGQPDIKTPEFFFKAVSNFKEEVLKYTESQGINKLQNNFIEYYKKLGTEFTDKELVITNGGSEALMMTFMSIFDPGDEVISPEPFYTNYNSFAQIASTKIVPFLTKSEDGFHIPQKSDIVDKITNRTKAIIISNPGNPTGIVYSKDELRMLADIVKEYDLYLIADEVYREFVYDGLEFTSALTLKDIQDRVIIIDSISKRFSACGARIGIVASKNKDFMYNIMKLCQSRLCTPTIEQIGAAALSETPDSYFEETREKYESRRNLIVEELNNIDGVFCKKPGGAFYIIAKLPVEDSEEFAKFLLKDFSYSGSTVMLAPASGFYATPGLGKDEVRISYCINKKSIKEALNILKLALEEYNSIKKQSICNKQLSV
- a CDS encoding bifunctional 4-hydroxy-3-methylbut-2-enyl diphosphate reductase/30S ribosomal protein S1 → MKFMLADKAGFCFGVKRAVDEALNTKVKYKDKKIYTLGPLIHNSDVVNRLKKMGIYPIDLDDIDSLDDNIVIIIRSHGVPKSIVDTLQKRNIIIVNSTCPYVLNIQQKVQKYSKLGYSIIIIGDKNHPEVIGLNGWCENTAIISKDGSDLKNLPCKLCIVSQTTEKQINFQKVLGVVVKNCKEFIAFNTICSATESRQKSADLMARKVDAMIVLGGKNSSNTTKLYEICKTHCNNTIHVENSGEIPDNIIHSNKIKTIGVTAGASTPDWIIKEAILKMSDDKNLELNEQLSYMDENDKQVILGEKITGTVISVNEKEVFLNIGYKSDGILPKSEITKNEDDDLTQIVKPGDQLEVKVVRRQNEDGYVVLSKLELERENAYRELKSANENGDILKVTVKEAVKGGLVANYKGARVFIPASHVELYHVDDLSIYTDKELDVKIIEFKAERKGTRVVASRRDILKLEKAKQEDDTWNTLEKDTIVEGEVRRLTDFGAFVDVQGVDGLLHVSELSWGRVGKPSDVLKAGDKIKVYILDVDKEKKKLSLSIRKLQENPWVNVDVKYPVGSVVLGKVVRFASFGAFVELEPGVDALVHISQISHKRIDKPEDILKIGQEVKAKILEVNKEDEKIALSIKEVDEI